The following DNA comes from Winogradskyella sp. PG-2.
CGGTAATCCAAATCTGGGGCCATCTAATAGACATACTTTTTATGGAGGATATAATGCCTTTGATTGGCAAAAACGCACAGGGTTTTATGGTAATGTAAATGCCAATTTCACAAATAATCAAGTCATTTCTAAAACCGTAGTTGATCCAGAAACATTAACAAGAACAACAACGTATGAAAATGTAGATGGTAATTATAGTTATGGGGTTTCTGGTAGCTATTCTAAAGAGGTTAAAATAGATACGCTACGTTCTTTGAGATTAAGTATGAGAGCACGTTATAATTTTTCAGAAAACATAAATTTTAATAATGATATTAAATATGCTAATAATGTAAAGACCATATCTCCGCGTCTTGGTGTTGATTTTATTTGGAATAAGGTGATGGAAATTAAGCCGTATTACGAGCTTAACTTTACTAATAATGCTTTTGATATTGACTCTTTTGAAGATAGAGAATTTACTAGGCATAATGCAGGAATAAGAACGGCCACATTTTTACCAAAAAAATTAGAATGGAGAAACGATGTTAATTTTAATTACAATCCAAATGTGGCAGAAGGTTTTCAAAAATCTGCTTGGTTTTGGAATTCAACATTAGCTTATTCTGTATTAAAAGATAAAGGAGTTATAACTTTAAAAGTATATGATTTGTTAAATCAAAATACAAATGTAAGACGAATAGCTACACAAGATTATATAGAAGATTCTCAAAGTACAGTATTAAGGCAATATTTTATGCTAAGCTTTAGCTATAAATTCAATAGCTTAGGAAGTAAAGGCGAAACCAGAGGTGGAGATGTTATCTTTTTTGATTAGGTTTAATCCCAAAGCATAAACAAAGAATCAAGTGCTTTTATTACCCCTTCATAATAGCTGCCATTTTGAAAATTTGGAACCATTATATTATCAATGATAACTTTACACTCGTAATCAGAGATTGTTTTTTCAGTACCTAAACCTGTGCTGATTGATATTTTTTTGTCATATTTTGACATAGTGATTAACAAGCCATTATTCTTTTCTCGCTTTCCAATTCCCCAAGTATTGGCGACTTGTGTTCCGAAATATTGAATATTTTCACCACTAGTTAATGAATCAATAGTTAGTAAGCCTATTTCATTAGTTGTTTCTTTCTCATAAGCCATTATTTTTAATGTCAATGAATCATTTTGAATTTTAGAAAATAAATTGGCCTTATCTACAACAATAGCTTGAGATTTATTTGGTGGAATATTATTTGACAAAGATAAATTTGAAGCTGTTTTGTTTTTACAATTCGAAAACAGAATCAACAAACAAATGATCTTAAGTTTAAGTTTTACTGACATTAATACATGTTAATATTGAAAGAATCTATTCAAGGTTCTGAATTACCAACCTCCTGAAGCTCCACCACCTCCAAAGCTTCCACCACCGAATCCGCCTCCAAACCCACCTCCGCCAGAAGATGAGCCTCTGGAATAACTCCCACGTCCCATGTTACTTAGGATTATGGCTTCTAAGAGACTTCTACTGTCTGAGTCATTGCGACGATTTCCACCTCTTCCTCCACCTCT
Coding sequences within:
- a CDS encoding TPM domain-containing protein, whose protein sequence is MSVKLKLKIICLLILFSNCKNKTASNLSLSNNIPPNKSQAIVVDKANLFSKIQNDSLTLKIMAYEKETTNEIGLLTIDSLTSGENIQYFGTQVANTWGIGKREKNNGLLITMSKYDKKISISTGLGTEKTISDYECKVIIDNIMVPNFQNGSYYEGVIKALDSLFMLWD